The Verrucomicrobiota bacterium genome contains the following window.
ACGCAGACCAATAAGAGCCAGTGGTCGTATAACGGATTTGGGCAGAGGGTGCAGGAAATATCTTACACGAACGGAGTGGCGGTCACGACAAATAAATTCAGAAATAGGGGCCATGCTGAGATTTGAGATTATTTAAAACAAATTACCGATGGGAACCTGCACGCTGACTTCCCCCCCCCCTTTTACAAACAATGAGCAAATGGCCCCACAATAACCCTTTACTCGGGAACGTGAGCAAGTTGCGCAGGGGGGGGGTCTAGATTTTTATACTGTCTCTGCTGCCTCATTGTCTACCTAAGAGAATCGCATGTCTGCTTTTTCCCGTGCCTATCAGGATACTCTCATGGGGTATACACCCCATAGCGCTTTTTGAATAGCGGGCCTAACCTCATCAACGATTCGACAACAGAATGCAACTTCCAACAAAGGAGTACTTATGAATAGCACGACAATCAAAGGTAATTGGAATATTATTACCGGTAAGTTGAAACAAAAATATGCCACCCTCACGGACGATGATCTAACCTATCTTGAAGGCAAAGAAGATGAGATGGTCGGACGCATCCAGAAAAAAGTCGGAAAATCGAAAGATGAAATCCGCGACTACATTAACGAGCTCACTAAGGACTAAGACAGCTCGCGATACCTGGAAAAGAAAATCCAATAACCAGCATCTAAAAAGTCGATATTGTAACCCTCCAAAAAATACAGATTATTATGAACAAAATAAAATCCCTCTACGACCTTTTCATCTCAGAAATAAAAGATCTCTATGATGCTGAAGGACAACTCGTCAAAGCGATCCCAGCAATGGTAGCAGCAGCAGAAGCTCCTGAGCTAAAATCAGCTTTTTCAACACACCTCGCGGCTACCAAGATACATCTTACACGCCTTGAAAACATCCTCAAAGCACATAATGAACCCGTAAAAGGAAAACATTGTGCTGCCATGGAGGGACTGATCAAAGAATGTACTGAAATGGTCAAAGAGGACGCAGAACCCACCGTGCGTGACGCAGGTCTGATCGCCTGTGCCCAACGTGTAGAACACTATGAGATCGCTGGTTACGGGTGTGTCCGCACCTTTGCAAAAGTCCTCGGGTTTAACGAATGCAGCGAGCATCTGCAAAAAACCCTGGATGAAGAGATCGAAACCGACTTAGCACTCACAGACTTGGCAACGTCTCTTATTAATATAGAGGCTGCTAATACTGCTCAGGATTAATACCCTAATAAAAAAATCAATTACCCTCGAAGAACATCAACCCCGGCCGGATACGGAAGGGGGGGGTGTCTCCTCGGGAGCAACGGGGGCATCAGCACCACACGTTCATGTCATATTTAAAAGAAAGATCCTTATTATGTTACGTCCAGCCAAAGAATTCAAAGAGTTCAAGCTACGCGCACGCGATGGGGACATCGGCGAGGCCATGGAGTTTTACTTCGATGACCAG
Protein-coding sequences here:
- a CDS encoding ferritin-like domain-containing protein, giving the protein MNKIKSLYDLFISEIKDLYDAEGQLVKAIPAMVAAAEAPELKSAFSTHLAATKIHLTRLENILKAHNEPVKGKHCAAMEGLIKECTEMVKEDAEPTVRDAGLIACAQRVEHYEIAGYGCVRTFAKVLGFNECSEHLQKTLDEEIETDLALTDLATSLINIEAANTAQD
- a CDS encoding CsbD family protein → MNSTTIKGNWNIITGKLKQKYATLTDDDLTYLEGKEDEMVGRIQKKVGKSKDEIRDYINELTKD